GCTCAGCCCGCGGTACTGCGGCAGCGTCAGCCCTCCGTCGTCGCAGACCTGCTGCGCCAGGCGCGCCAGCCGGATCGTGGTGCGGATCGCGGCGACGAGTGGGTCGGGCGGGGGATTCATGCGGCAGCACCTCGTAGGACGGTGGATCCAGGCTAGCGGCTGATCTCACTCCGGTTGCGGTGGACGGGCCGGCGTGGTCGTCCCCACGACTCCGGCGGCGATCAGCGCGTCGACGGTGTCGCCCCCGAGGCCGAGTCCGCGCAGGATCGACCGGGAGTGCTCACCCAGCCGCGGTGGCGGCAGGACGATCGCGCCCGGGGTGGTGCTGAAGTCGATGGGGACGTCGGCCATGGGCATCGGGCCGATGCCGGGGACGTCCACCTGGGTGATCATCGCACCGGCCCGGACCTGAGGGTGGTCGACGATCTTGTCGATCGGGTTGACCAGGGTGCACGCGACGCCGGCCTTCACCATGACCTCCTCCCAGGCGGCGGCGGGGCGGGTGGCGAAGATCTCGGTCAGCTCGGCGGCCAGGAGCTCACGATGAGCCACCCGCGCGGAGACGGTGCTGAACCGCGGATCGTCGGCCCATGCGGGACGCTCGATCGCCGCGCAGCACGACCGCCACATCGAGTCGTTGAACACGGCGACCACGATCCACTCGTCGGCGGTGGGGAAGGCCTGGTAGGGCACCCCGAACTGGGTGCCGGAACCGTGCCGCCGCGGGGCGTCGCCGCTGGCGAAGTACGACATCAGGTGGTACGAGAGCATGCTGAGCTGGCCCTCCAGCAGCGAGGTCTGGACGTGCTGGCCGCGGCCGGTCTCGTGCCGAACCGAGAGGGCGGCCAGGATGCCCACCGCGGCGAACATGCCGGCGCCGATGTCGGCGACGGAGATGCCCATCTTCGCGGGTGCGCCGCCGGCCTCGCCGGTGATGCTCATGCCGCCGGAGAACGCCTGCATGAACAGGTCGTTGGCCGGATCGTGGCGACGCGGCCCGGTGCGCCCGAACCCGCTGATCGAGCAGTACACCAGACGCGGGTTGAGCTCGGCCATGGCCGCATACCCGAGGCCGGCCCGTTCGAGTGCGCCCAGCCGGTAGTTCTCGATCACGATGTCGGCGCCGGCGATCAACTGCTTCGCGATGCCGGCGCCGGCGCCGGACTTGAGGTCAAGGGCGAGGCTGCGCTTGCTGCGGTTGGCCGACGCGAAGTAGTGCGACATCGTGCCGGCGAAGTACGGCGGCCAGTCCCTGCTGTCGTCGCCGCGGTCGGCCCGCTCGATCTTGACGACATCGGCGCCGAGGTCGCCGAGCACCATGCCGCAGAACGGCCCGGCCATGGCGACGCTGATCTCGATCACCTTGAGCCCGTGCAGGGGTCCGGTCATGCTTCTTCTCCTCTTCCGGTGGTCGTGGGCAGTCGCTCGGCCCGGAGCGCGGAACGGCGGACCTTGCCCGAGTCGTCGCGCAGCGGCCGGTCGACGAACTCGAAGACCTTCGGCAGCTTGTAGTGGGCCAGCCGCTCCTTCAGGTAGCCGCGCAGCTGGTCGGGGTCGATCGGGCCGGATTCGACGATGGCGTGGATGCGCTGCCCCAGGTCGTCGTCGGGCAGGCCGATGACCGCGCTGGACCGGATCCGCGGGTGGGAGTCCAGGGCGGCTTCGACCTCGGCCGGATAGATGTTCCGGCCGCGGCACAAGATCATGTCGGTGCGGCGGTCACCGAGGTAGAGGTAGCCGTCGTCGTCGAGGTAGCCCATGTCGCCGAGGCTCTGCCAGCCGTCGCGGGAGGCGTTCTCCTCGGCGCCGACGTATCGGTAGGTGCTGGCCGCGCCGGTGGGTCTGAGGTACACCTCGCCCGTCGTGCCGGACGCCAGTTCGGCCCCCGACTCGGGGTCGAGGATCTTGACCTCGGTTCCGACCGGCCGGCCCACCGAGCCCGGATGAGCGAGCCATTCGGTGCCCGTGATGAAGGTGCCGCCGAGACGCTCGGTCGAGCCGTACGCCTCGTGCATGACGCCGGGACCGACCCATTCGATCCAGTGCCGCATCAGCCACTCGGGGCACGGCGCGCCGGCGGTGAGCACGAACTCGAGCGAGCCGAGGTCGTAGCCGTGCCGCACCGCCTCGGGGAGCCGGGCGATCCGCGACATCATGGTGGGAACGAGCCAGGTTCGGTCGATGTGCTGCTCCTGGATCAGCCGCAGGCACTCCTCGGGGTCGAACCGGTCCAGGACCACCACGGTCGCGCCGGCGAGCAGGCTGCGCCAAGCGGCCGCGAACGGGATGCCGTGGTAGAGCGGCCCGGGAACGAGGCCGCGGGCCCGTGGGGTGAACAGCCGCGCCATCGCGCCGGTGGGGTGGTAGACGGCCGGACTGCCGCTGAGGATCAGCTTGGGCAGACCGGTGCTGCCGCCGGAGGTGAGGGCCCGCTCCACCGCCGAGACGACCGGCGGCAACGGCTCGGTGGAGATGGCGGGGTCGGCGCGGTAGCCCTTCGGCAGCCCCGGCACCTCGGACCGTTCCCCGTCGGGGAGGCCGACGATCAGTGTCGGGCGGGCCCGCTCCAGGATCGCCGTGCGCTCGACGCGCGGCAGCCCGGGCGAGATGGGGTTCGGTGTCGCGCCGAGCTTCCACGCCGCCAGGCCGGCGACGAACCAGTCCGGGCCGTTGGGCAACTCGATCGTGACGTGGTCGCCGGCGCACACGCCGTGGTTGTGGTACACCCGGGCCAGCCTGGTGCTCTCCTCATCCAGTTCGCGGCGCGTGAGGGTCGAGCCGCCGGAGATCACCGCCGCCTCGTCCGGGCCGGCCGCGGCCAGCCCGGCGAGGACCTGGACGAACGGGGTGCCAGCGTCGGTGCCGGTCATCGGTCCTCCGTGCGGTCGGCGGCCGGGGTGAAGGCCGGCAGCGCGACGCCGTCGACGTCGAGCCAGTGCACCGTGACCCGCTGGCCGATGTACGACGTGACCGGCCGGCCGGCGCGGTCGACGATGTGGGTGAGCAGCCGGAAGCCCTCGTCGAGGTCGACCCACGCGACGGTGTACGGCGCCAGGTCCTTGAACGCGGGGTGCAGTGGCCGGCGGACCACCGAACAGGTGTAGACGGTTCCGGCGCCCGCCGACTCGTGCCAGCCGAGGTCGGTGCCGGTGCAGGTGGTGCAGTGCCCGCGCGGGTAGAAGATCACCGTGTCGCAGGCGCGGCAGCGCTGGTAGGTGAGGCGGTGTTCGGCCGCGGCCGCCCAGAACGGGAGCGTGTCGAGGTGCGGGTTCCGGGGGAGCGGCCGGGACGGGGCCTGTGGCGTCATGCGGCCTCCTTCCCCAGTACGACCGTCCCGGAGGCGTGCCGCCGGCCGAGGGTGCCACCGGTGCCGTGAGCCACCGCGATGCTCGCGTCGGTGACCTGCGCGGTCGACTCGCCGCGCAGCTGGCGGACGGCCTCGATGAGCAGGAAGATGCCTCGCTGGCCGGGATGGTTGGAGGACAGCCCGCCGCCGTCGGTGTTGAGCGCGGGCGCGCCCGGCTGGTCGTAGCGCAGCCGCCCGCCCTTGATGTAGTCGCCGGCCTCACCCTTGCCGCAGAAGCCGAGGTCCTCGAGCGCCGACAGGGCGGTGATGGTGAACGAGTCGTAGATCATCGCGATGTCGACGTCCTCGGGGGTGATCCCGGCCTGCTCGAAGGCCGCCGGCCCGGACCGGGCGGCGCCGGTGAGCGTGAGGTCGTCGCCGTTGCGGCGGAACCGCGACGTCTGCCCGGCTCCGAGGACCCAGACCGGCCGGCTGCGGCAGCCGCGCGCGACCGCCTCGGTGGCGAGCAGCACCGCGCCGCCGCCGTCGGACACCATGCAGCAGTCCAGCACCCGCAGCGGATCGGCCACCAGCGGCGAGGACAGGACGTCGTCGACGGTGATCTCGCCCGGTCCCGGGCGGAGCTTCAGCTCGTCGATGGCTCGCACCGCGGCCGGGTTGCGCATGGCGTGGTAGCGGGCGGTGACGGCGATCTCGGCCAGGTCCTCGGCGGTGATGCCGTGATCGTGCAGGTACCGGGCGGCGACCATGGCGTAGTCGGCGACCAGGGTGGAGCCCCAGCAGTCCTCCATGTCCGTCATCGGGTTGTCGGGCTCGGCGCGCACCGAGGCCGAGTCGAGCCCGACCTTGCGCTTCGCGCTGCGAGTGGTGGCGCCGTAGGTCAGCAGTGCGACGTTCGCCCGCCCGGTGCCGAGGTCGGCGAGGGCACGCCCCACCTGGAACTCGTAGGCGCTGCCGCCGACGGCCGTGGTGTCGAGGATCCTGAGGTCGAGGTCGAAGTACTCCGGCATGTACAGCCCGGGCCAGGCCAGACCGTCGCCGGTGTCGTACAGCGCGTCGACGTCGCGCCAGCTCAGCCCGGCGTCGTCGAGGGCCCGGGCGGCCGAGTGCGCCTTGATCCGCAAGGCGTCGACCGTTCCGTCCGTCAGCCGCGACGGGTACTCGTGGATGCCGACGATGGCGACTCGCGTCATGGTCAGCCCGCCTCGTCGAGCCGGCTGCGGCCCTCGACGTACGGCTTGAAGGCGCGGGTCATCTCGTCGAAGAGGTGGTCGAGCTCCCACGGCTGCTGGCCGACGATCTGGCGCTGGATCTGCGGCGTCGACCACATGGACACGCGGTACTCCTGGGCGCCGAGGACGCGGCCGTTGATCCAGCCCGATTCCGTGCTGGCCAGGTAGACCACGGGTGCGGCGACGTTCTCGGGCGCGCGCCGCCGGCTGTCGGGGTCCTGGTCCCGGGTGGGCACTCCGTACTTGGCCATCACCTCGGCCGGGATGGTGTCGGTCATCCGGGTCGCGGCGCCGGGGGAGATGCAGTTGGCGGTCACCCCGTACTTGGTGAGCGCGTTGGCACACGACAGGGTCAGGCCGACGATGCCCATCTTCGCCGCCGCGTAGTTGGGCTGCGAGGGGGCGCCGTGCAGGCCCGCGACCGAGGTGAAGTTGATCAGCCGGCTGTCGGGCCGCCTGGTCTCGCGCCAGTGCCGGGCGGCGAACTTGGTGGTGTTGAACGCGCCCTTCAGGTGGACCCTGATGACCGCGTCCCACTCCTCCTCGTCCATGTTGAAGATCATGCGGTCGCGGAGGATGCCCGCCGCGTTGACCAGGACGTCGAGCCGGCCGAACCGCTCGACGGTCGTGGCGATCAGCTCCTCGGCCTGGCCGTGGTCGGAGACGTCGGTACGGCTGGCGACGGCCGTGCCGCCGGCGGCCGTGATGGCGTCGACCACCTCCGTCGCCGGATCGGAGTTCTCGGTGGTTCCGTCCAGCTGGACGCCGAGGTCGGCGACGACGACCGAGGCGCCCTCGGCGGCGAGAGCCCGGGCGACGGCGGCGCCGATGCCGCGGCCGGAACCGGTGACGATCGCGACGCGACCGGTGAGTCTGGTCATGGAGAGGTCTCCTCTCGGGGAGATGGTGAGAAGTGGGAACTGGATCGAGCCGGACCGCCGCACACGACGGCGCGGGGCGCGGCTACGTCAGCGGGGTGTACGGCACCTGGCCGTTGAGGTCGATCGTCTCGACGGTGTCGAGCGTCCCGGCATCGGCGTTCCATCGCGCGATGGCCATGCCCTCGACCAGGTAGGGGTCGTCCGGGCCGGTTTCGAGGACGATGCCGGGCACCATGATCAGGCTGCCGGTGTCGGGCCGGAAGTCTCGCACCGCCTCCATCACCGACGCCCGTTCCAGCGACTCCGCCTGTTCCAGCGCCTGCACGAAGAGGTCACCGACGACCCAGCCGCCGGTGCTGGCGGACAGCGGCAGTTCCACCTTGTTGCGGGCCATCGCCTTCGCGCCCCATTCCAGGTAGTCCGCGACCCCGGGAAGATCGGCGTTGGCGGGATCGTCGACGTCGATCGAGCCCGTGGTCAGCAGGCCGTCGCCGGCGCCGGGATCGAGGCTCTCGAGCTGCCCGACCGACAACAGCGAGGTGAGCAGCTGGGGGTTCCAGTCCGTACGCGTGCTCACGGTGTTGATGAGCTGGAGGGCCTGGGCGCCCAGCGCGAAGATCACCAGGACGTCGGCGTCGGTCGCGGCCAGGGTGGTGATCTGGCCCGAGAGGTCGGGATCGGTGACCTCGAACGTCACGTGCTCGACGATGGTCGTGTCGCTGCCCTCGAGGCCCGTCTCCAGCGACTGGAACTTGGCCCGGCCGTAGTCGTCGTTCTGGGAGATCACCGCGATCGTGCCGCCGGGGAAGTTGCTGCTGAGATAGTCGGCGTAGATCAGCCCTTCGGCGGAGTACGGCGCAAGGGCGCCGTTGATCTGCCAGGGAAAGTCCGGGTTCCCCAGCTCCGGAGATCCGGTCCCGGCGAACAGGCCGGGCACGCAGGCGCGGTCGAGCACCGGCCGGATCGCCATGTTGGCCGAGGTGCCGATCACGCTCAGCATCGCGAAGACGCCCTTGTCGTCGATCATCTCCTGGACGTTGGCCTTGGCGGTCGAGGCGACGTAGTGGTCGTCCTTGTAGATGAGCTCGATGGTCCGCTTCCTGCCGTCTGCCGTCTCGACCCCGCCGGCGGCGTTGACCATGTCGAAGTACGCCTGCATGCCCCACAGGTGTGCGCCGGTGGCGGCGAACGGGCCGCTCAGCGCGCCGCTGAAGCCGACCGTGATCGACGTGTCCGTGATGCCCTCGGTGCCGTCGTAGGACGCGCACCGGTCGGTGATGCCGCTGCCGCTGCCGCCGTCGTCGTCGGGAGCCGAGACGGCTCCTCCGGCGCAGCTCGCGGTCAGCGCGACGACCGAGACCGCGGCGAGGGCGCGGCGGCCCCGGTCGAACGGCCGGCGGTCCCCGCTCAGATGTCCGACAGTCATCGTGACTCTCCTTCCGGCTGGAGGTGCGGTGGCGCCTTCGACGGCCGGCGCGCGAGGTCCTGGAGCAGGCCGCCGACGCCACGGGGCAGGTAGAGCAGGATCAGGATCAGGGCCACCCCGAAGAGCAGCGGCGTGAGCAGCGGATTGACCCCCGCGTCGGCGATCACCCGCGGGGTGAAGACCAGGAACAGCGCGCCGAAGACCGGCCCGACGAGGGTGGCGCTGCCGCCGACGGCCATCCCGACCAGCAGGTTGATGGAGAGGACGGCCATGAAGTCGCTCGGGCTCACGAAGGTGTGCGCGACGACGAACATCCAGCCCGCCAGGCCGCAGAGGGCGCCGCTGAAGCCGAAGGCGGCGACCTTCATCGTCACCACGTCGACCCCGACGGTCTGTGCCGCCACCTGCTGGTCGCGCACGCCGATCATGGCCCGTCCGATGCGGCTGGCCATGACGTTGCGGGCGAGGACGAACACCAGCATGGCCAGGGTCAGCAGCACCCAGTAGTTGAACGCGGTGATGCTGATCCCGAGCCACGGCGGCGGAGTGAGCGCGTCGACCACGAAGCCGGCGTTGCCGCCGGTCTGCTCGGTGAACCGGACCGGGATGGTCGGGAAGACGAAGGCGATCGAGACGCTGGCCAGCGCCAGCCGGATGCCGCTGATGCGCAGCGCCGGCAGGCCGGTGAGGGCGCCGATGACGAACCCCATGACGATCGCGACGGGCAGGGCCGCCCAGTAGGACCAGCCGGAGGTCTGGACCAGGAGCGCGGTGGCATAGGCCGAGGCGCCGATGTAGGCGCACTGCCCGAACGAGATCTGGCCGCACCACCCGGTCAGCAGGTTCAGGCTGAGGATCGCGACGGCGAGGTAGATCACCTGCTGGAGCCGCAGCACCTGGGTGCCGCCGAGCGCGAACGGGGCCAGGACGGCGACGGCGACCAGCGCCGGCCAGAGCAGCCGAGGCAACCCGAGACGGTCGAGGACGCTCATACGCGTTCCACCTGCTTTCGGCCGAACAGGCCTTCCGGTCGGATCAGGAGAACCGCGAGGATCGCCGCGAAGGCGGTGGCCAGCTGCAGCTGGGTCCCGATGAAGCCGACGTATCCGCTGGCCAGAGACTGGATGATGCCGATGGCGACGCCGCCGACCAGCGCGCCCTCGTAGCTGTCGAGGCCACCGAGCACGGCTGCGGCGAAGCCGTACAGGAGCAGGGCCTGCATCATGGTCGTGCTCAGGAACAGTTCGGGAGCGACCATGGCGCCGACGATCGCGCCGAGCATGGCCGCCATGCCCCAGCCGAGCATGAGCATGCGCGGCACGTTGATGCCGAGCATGCGCGCCGAGGCCGGGTTCATCGCCGCGCCCGTCATGGCCAGGCCCAGCTTGGTCCTGGTGAACACCAGCCGGAGGGCGATCGCGATGCCGACGAGCAGCAGCATGGCCCCGGCCCGGCGGTAGGAGACGACGACGCCGCCGAGGTCGAGGCCCCCGGCCGGGAAGGGCGAGTCCAGGCGGTGCGCGTCGAGGCTGAACAGGTAGCCCGCGGCCGCGTTGATGGCCAGCAGCAGCCCCGTGGTCACCATGGCCTGCCGCAGGTGGTCGGCCTGGGCGAACGGCCGCATCACGATGCGTTCGAGGCCCGCCCCGAAGGCGAAGCCGAACATCGCCCCGGCGAGAATGGCCACGACGATCGGCAGGCCGAGGCCGTCGGCGGCGAACAGCCAGATGACGAAGGTGCACAGCATGGCCATCTCGCCGGCGGCGAAGTTGAGGACGCCGGTCGAGCGGTAGACGAGCACCACGGCCATGCCGAGGGCGCCGTAGAGCACTCCGCTCTGGATTCCGTCCACCAGGCGTTGGAGCAGGAGCACCGATTCACCTCCCCAGGTAGGCGCGACGCACCGAGTCGTCGTCGAGTAGGGCCGAGGCGCTGCCCTGGGACACGAAGCGGCCCGATTCCAGGACGTAGGCGCGGTCGGCGACGGGCAGCGCGATGTTGGCGTTCTGTTCGACGATCAACATGGCGGTGCCGGAGTCCTCGCGGACCCGGGCGATCTGGTCGAACAACTCCGCGGTCACCATGGGCGCGAGGCCCATCGACGGCTCGTCCAGCAGGAGCATCGCCGGCTGCGAGATCATCGCCCGGGCGACGGCCAGCATCTGCTGTTCGCCACCGCTGAGGCTGCCCGCGTGTTGCTTTCGCCGGGGGGCCAGCTGGGGAAAGATCTCGAACCATCGCTCGATCTGCGTGCGGCCGGTGTCGCCCCGGCACAGGTGGGCGCCGAGCGCGAGGTTGTCCTCGACGGAGAGGTGGTTGAAGGTCCCGCGTCCCTCGACCACGTGCCCGAGGCCCAGGCGGGCCCGGGCGTCGGAGGTCCGGCCGCCGACCTCGCCGCCGCGCAGTCTGACCGTGCCCTTGCTGGGGATCATGCCGCTGAGGGCCCGGAGCGTGGTCGTCTTGCCCGCGCCGTTCGCGCCGAGCACGACCACGATCTCCGCGGCGTCGACGTGCAGGTCGAGCCCGTGCAGGACCTGGTGCGGCCCGTAGCCGGCGGTGAGTCCGGTGACGTCGAGGACGGCGGTCATCGGGCCGCCCCCAGGTAGGCCTCGATGACGGTGGGATCGGCCGACACCTCGTCGGCGGTGCCGGCGGCGATACAGCGGCCGAGGTTGAGGACGATGACGCGGTCGGAGATGGACATCACCAGGCCCATGTGGTGTTCCACCAGGACGATCGCAACGTCGAAGTCGCGGCGGACGGCCGAGATGTAGCCGCCGAGCTCGTCGACCTGACCGTGTGGCAGGCCGGCCGCGGGCTCGTCGAGCAGCAGCAGCCTCGGCCCGTTGACCAGCGCGCGGGCGATCTCGACTCGCTTGAGCACCGAGAACGGGAGCCCGGACGCATCGTGCTCGGCCAGGTCGGCGAGTTCCAGCCGCTCGAGCACCTCGTACGCCTCGGCGCGCAGCCGGCGCTCGTGGCGCCGCTGGCGGCGCAGGTGCAGGGCACAGGCGACGAGGCCGTCGGCGTGTCGCTGGTAGGCGCCCAGCAGGACGTTCTCGATGACGGACAGCCGCGGGAAGAGAGCCAGGTTCTGGAAGGTGCGGCCCACCCCCAGCGCACTGATGCGGTGCGGCGGCAGGCCGAGCACGTCGGTGCCGTTGACGCGTACCGCGCCTCGTTGCGGCCGGTAGAGGCCGCTGACGCAGTTGAACAGCGTGCTCTTGCCGGCCCCGTTCGGCCCGACGACGGCGCAGATGCCGCCGTCCACCCGCAACGACAGCCCGTCCAGGGCCCGGATCCCGCCGAACCGGAGCTGGACGTCGTCGGCCTCCAGTGCCGGTGGGGTCCGTTCGTCCGCCTGGGTCGGAGCTCTCGATGCCATGCCCTGGTCCCCTTCTCGCGCCGCCGCCGTTGGTTGCCACGATCCGTGAAGTAGTTCTATGCTCGAATTATCAAGTTCGAAGCTGGAACGACATTACAGATAATTCCAGCTTGGAACTACTGTTTTCGCAATATTTCTCAGCGGACCGGGAGAGGCGAGACATGCGCGAGATCAGGTTCGACGACCTGCCCGCTCTTCAAGCGGTCAGCGGGGGTGAATTCGGTCGCTGGAGCGAGGGTCTGGACATCACTCAGGACCTCATCGACCGGTTCGCCGAGCTGACCGGCGATCACCAGTGGATCCATGTCGATCGCGAGCGGGCCCGGTCCGGGCCGTTCGGCACGACCATCGCGCACGGTCTGCTTACTCTGGCCGTCACGCCGCGCATCCGCCCGCCCGCCGACTTCGTGGTGGTCGGACATGCCAAGACGCTCAACTACGGGTCCGACGGCGTCCGCTTCCTCGCACCGGTCCCGTGCGGGTCGACCATCCGGTCGCGCGGCCGGCTGAACGCGGCCGTCCAGCACCCGCGCGGGACGAAGCTCAGCTACGAGATGGCGGTGCACGTGGTCGGCCAGGACAGCCCGGCCATGCTGTCGCGGCCCGTCGTGCTGTACGCGGGGGAGTGAGCATGACGGAGGACCGGCCGGGTCCCGTCACCGCCAACCTCGTCCTGTCGGTGGACGACGCGGTGGCCACCCTGCGCATCGACCGCCCGGAGAAGCGCAACGCGCTGGACACGGCCACCCGGGCCGAGCTGATCGCGTGCCTCGACTGGGCCGGCGCGACACCGGACATCCGGGCGGTCGTCGTCACCGGGACGGGCGGGTCCTTCGCCGCCGGCGCC
This Jiangella alba DNA region includes the following protein-coding sequences:
- a CDS encoding CaiB/BaiF CoA transferase family protein, translated to MTGPLHGLKVIEISVAMAGPFCGMVLGDLGADVVKIERADRGDDSRDWPPYFAGTMSHYFASANRSKRSLALDLKSGAGAGIAKQLIAGADIVIENYRLGALERAGLGYAAMAELNPRLVYCSISGFGRTGPRRHDPANDLFMQAFSGGMSITGEAGGAPAKMGISVADIGAGMFAAVGILAALSVRHETGRGQHVQTSLLEGQLSMLSYHLMSYFASGDAPRRHGSGTQFGVPYQAFPTADEWIVVAVFNDSMWRSCCAAIERPAWADDPRFSTVSARVAHRELLAAELTEIFATRPAAAWEEVMVKAGVACTLVNPIDKIVDHPQVRAGAMITQVDVPGIGPMPMADVPIDFSTTPGAIVLPPPRLGEHSRSILRGLGLGGDTVDALIAAGVVGTTTPARPPQPE
- a CDS encoding AMP-binding protein; translation: MTGTDAGTPFVQVLAGLAAAGPDEAAVISGGSTLTRRELDEESTRLARVYHNHGVCAGDHVTIELPNGPDWFVAGLAAWKLGATPNPISPGLPRVERTAILERARPTLIVGLPDGERSEVPGLPKGYRADPAISTEPLPPVVSAVERALTSGGSTGLPKLILSGSPAVYHPTGAMARLFTPRARGLVPGPLYHGIPFAAAWRSLLAGATVVVLDRFDPEECLRLIQEQHIDRTWLVPTMMSRIARLPEAVRHGYDLGSLEFVLTAGAPCPEWLMRHWIEWVGPGVMHEAYGSTERLGGTFITGTEWLAHPGSVGRPVGTEVKILDPESGAELASGTTGEVYLRPTGAASTYRYVGAEENASRDGWQSLGDMGYLDDDGYLYLGDRRTDMILCRGRNIYPAEVEAALDSHPRIRSSAVIGLPDDDLGQRIHAIVESGPIDPDQLRGYLKERLAHYKLPKVFEFVDRPLRDDSGKVRRSALRAERLPTTTGRGEEA
- a CDS encoding Zn-ribbon domain-containing OB-fold protein — translated: MTPQAPSRPLPRNPHLDTLPFWAAAAEHRLTYQRCRACDTVIFYPRGHCTTCTGTDLGWHESAGAGTVYTCSVVRRPLHPAFKDLAPYTVAWVDLDEGFRLLTHIVDRAGRPVTSYIGQRVTVHWLDVDGVALPAFTPAADRTEDR
- a CDS encoding thiolase C-terminal domain-containing protein, with amino-acid sequence MTRVAIVGIHEYPSRLTDGTVDALRIKAHSAARALDDAGLSWRDVDALYDTGDGLAWPGLYMPEYFDLDLRILDTTAVGGSAYEFQVGRALADLGTGRANVALLTYGATTRSAKRKVGLDSASVRAEPDNPMTDMEDCWGSTLVADYAMVAARYLHDHGITAEDLAEIAVTARYHAMRNPAAVRAIDELKLRPGPGEITVDDVLSSPLVADPLRVLDCCMVSDGGGAVLLATEAVARGCRSRPVWVLGAGQTSRFRRNGDDLTLTGAARSGPAAFEQAGITPEDVDIAMIYDSFTITALSALEDLGFCGKGEAGDYIKGGRLRYDQPGAPALNTDGGGLSSNHPGQRGIFLLIEAVRQLRGESTAQVTDASIAVAHGTGGTLGRRHASGTVVLGKEAA
- a CDS encoding SDR family NAD(P)-dependent oxidoreductase, whose translation is MTRLTGRVAIVTGSGRGIGAAVARALAAEGASVVVADLGVQLDGTTENSDPATEVVDAITAAGGTAVASRTDVSDHGQAEELIATTVERFGRLDVLVNAAGILRDRMIFNMDEEEWDAVIRVHLKGAFNTTKFAARHWRETRRPDSRLINFTSVAGLHGAPSQPNYAAAKMGIVGLTLSCANALTKYGVTANCISPGAATRMTDTIPAEVMAKYGVPTRDQDPDSRRRAPENVAAPVVYLASTESGWINGRVLGAQEYRVSMWSTPQIQRQIVGQQPWELDHLFDEMTRAFKPYVEGRSRLDEAG
- a CDS encoding ABC transporter substrate-binding protein, which translates into the protein MTVGHLSGDRRPFDRGRRALAAVSVVALTASCAGGAVSAPDDDGGSGSGITDRCASYDGTEGITDTSITVGFSGALSGPFAATGAHLWGMQAYFDMVNAAGGVETADGRKRTIELIYKDDHYVASTAKANVQEMIDDKGVFAMLSVIGTSANMAIRPVLDRACVPGLFAGTGSPELGNPDFPWQINGALAPYSAEGLIYADYLSSNFPGGTIAVISQNDDYGRAKFQSLETGLEGSDTTIVEHVTFEVTDPDLSGQITTLAATDADVLVIFALGAQALQLINTVSTRTDWNPQLLTSLLSVGQLESLDPGAGDGLLTTGSIDVDDPANADLPGVADYLEWGAKAMARNKVELPLSASTGGWVVGDLFVQALEQAESLERASVMEAVRDFRPDTGSLIMVPGIVLETGPDDPYLVEGMAIARWNADAGTLDTVETIDLNGQVPYTPLT
- a CDS encoding branched-chain amino acid ABC transporter permease, with the protein product MSVLDRLGLPRLLWPALVAVAVLAPFALGGTQVLRLQQVIYLAVAILSLNLLTGWCGQISFGQCAYIGASAYATALLVQTSGWSYWAALPVAIVMGFVIGALTGLPALRISGIRLALASVSIAFVFPTIPVRFTEQTGGNAGFVVDALTPPPWLGISITAFNYWVLLTLAMLVFVLARNVMASRIGRAMIGVRDQQVAAQTVGVDVVTMKVAAFGFSGALCGLAGWMFVVAHTFVSPSDFMAVLSINLLVGMAVGGSATLVGPVFGALFLVFTPRVIADAGVNPLLTPLLFGVALILILLYLPRGVGGLLQDLARRPSKAPPHLQPEGESR
- a CDS encoding branched-chain amino acid ABC transporter permease, yielding MLLLQRLVDGIQSGVLYGALGMAVVLVYRSTGVLNFAAGEMAMLCTFVIWLFAADGLGLPIVVAILAGAMFGFAFGAGLERIVMRPFAQADHLRQAMVTTGLLLAINAAAGYLFSLDAHRLDSPFPAGGLDLGGVVVSYRRAGAMLLLVGIAIALRLVFTRTKLGLAMTGAAMNPASARMLGINVPRMLMLGWGMAAMLGAIVGAMVAPELFLSTTMMQALLLYGFAAAVLGGLDSYEGALVGGVAIGIIQSLASGYVGFIGTQLQLATAFAAILAVLLIRPEGLFGRKQVERV
- a CDS encoding ABC transporter ATP-binding protein translates to MTAVLDVTGLTAGYGPHQVLHGLDLHVDAAEIVVVLGANGAGKTTTLRALSGMIPSKGTVRLRGGEVGGRTSDARARLGLGHVVEGRGTFNHLSVEDNLALGAHLCRGDTGRTQIERWFEIFPQLAPRRKQHAGSLSGGEQQMLAVARAMISQPAMLLLDEPSMGLAPMVTAELFDQIARVREDSGTAMLIVEQNANIALPVADRAYVLESGRFVSQGSASALLDDDSVRRAYLGR
- a CDS encoding ABC transporter ATP-binding protein yields the protein MASRAPTQADERTPPALEADDVQLRFGGIRALDGLSLRVDGGICAVVGPNGAGKSTLFNCVSGLYRPQRGAVRVNGTDVLGLPPHRISALGVGRTFQNLALFPRLSVIENVLLGAYQRHADGLVACALHLRRQRRHERRLRAEAYEVLERLELADLAEHDASGLPFSVLKRVEIARALVNGPRLLLLDEPAAGLPHGQVDELGGYISAVRRDFDVAIVLVEHHMGLVMSISDRVIVLNLGRCIAAGTADEVSADPTVIEAYLGAAR
- a CDS encoding MaoC family dehydratase; translated protein: MREIRFDDLPALQAVSGGEFGRWSEGLDITQDLIDRFAELTGDHQWIHVDRERARSGPFGTTIAHGLLTLAVTPRIRPPADFVVVGHAKTLNYGSDGVRFLAPVPCGSTIRSRGRLNAAVQHPRGTKLSYEMAVHVVGQDSPAMLSRPVVLYAGE